One Sphingobacteruim zhuxiongii DNA window includes the following coding sequences:
- a CDS encoding RagB/SusD family nutrient uptake outer membrane protein — protein MKIRNLYIAGFVLLGSLSSSCSKWLEEHPKAVAAETFYNTPAEAATAVLAPLNKFRSGFAMSFPGLMECFTDYQYGRGSWTSNSDYVGLDPTNVTRASGVWSSLYGGIRDCNIAVDRLPEASAMDDAQKNAYIGEVKFLRAFAYFHLVRLWGDVPLRTEQNMLDWDLPKTAKADIYKLIIEDLNYCIANAPEKPRLVGTPSKWSAKSLLAQVYMQLAQYNSALPILKEVIDSKQYALVNVANSGEFEKIFGPKVITTTEEIFYFKQTSLAGWEFVMFCSHPNAKINGQKMHGAGGYFGIYTRADNKVFTNWDPNDLRKSYNTLKQDLGLQFETYIPSKFFDSEAPNSNGARNSFPLIRYADILLAYAEASNEVNGPTQDALDKVNMIYRRAYGLDPLVSASSDYSLADYNSKDKFFNLVSKELTYENWNEAKRWLFLLRRNIAKQVIKDVKGIDVQDKHLLFPIPDNEFSYNKALDPAKDQNPGY, from the coding sequence ATGAAAATAAGAAATCTATATATAGCGGGTTTTGTGCTTTTAGGGAGCTTAAGTTCATCCTGCAGTAAATGGCTGGAAGAACATCCGAAAGCGGTAGCTGCTGAAACCTTCTATAATACACCAGCAGAAGCGGCAACAGCCGTTTTAGCCCCACTAAACAAGTTTAGAAGTGGATTTGCGATGTCTTTTCCGGGTTTGATGGAGTGTTTTACAGACTATCAATATGGTCGCGGTTCTTGGACTAGCAACAGTGATTATGTCGGGCTGGATCCAACGAATGTGACTCGTGCTTCCGGAGTTTGGAGTAGCCTTTACGGTGGAATCCGCGATTGTAATATAGCAGTGGATCGTTTGCCAGAGGCATCTGCAATGGATGATGCTCAAAAAAATGCCTATATCGGTGAGGTCAAGTTCCTTCGCGCATTCGCTTATTTCCATCTCGTTAGACTGTGGGGCGATGTGCCTTTGCGTACTGAGCAAAATATGTTGGATTGGGACCTTCCTAAAACGGCAAAAGCAGATATCTATAAATTAATCATCGAAGACTTAAATTACTGTATTGCGAACGCTCCAGAGAAACCGCGATTGGTCGGCACGCCGAGTAAGTGGTCTGCGAAGAGTTTACTTGCTCAGGTTTATATGCAACTAGCGCAGTATAATAGCGCATTGCCGATACTTAAAGAAGTGATTGACAGTAAGCAGTATGCATTGGTTAACGTAGCCAACTCTGGAGAGTTTGAAAAGATCTTTGGCCCTAAAGTCATTACGACTACAGAGGAGATCTTCTATTTTAAGCAAACGAGCTTGGCAGGTTGGGAATTTGTAATGTTCTGTTCGCATCCAAATGCGAAGATTAATGGACAGAAAATGCATGGTGCGGGAGGCTATTTTGGAATTTATACTCGTGCGGATAATAAAGTCTTCACAAATTGGGATCCTAATGATCTTCGTAAGTCGTATAATACATTGAAGCAAGATTTAGGCCTTCAGTTTGAAACATATATTCCAAGTAAATTCTTTGATTCGGAAGCTCCGAATTCCAATGGGGCACGAAACTCCTTCCCATTGATTCGATACGCCGATATCCTGCTAGCATATGCGGAAGCATCCAATGAAGTTAATGGTCCGACACAGGATGCCTTAGATAAAGTCAATATGATTTATCGAAGAGCTTATGGATTGGACCCCTTGGTTTCAGCAAGCTCTGATTACAGCCTTGCAGATTATAATAGCAAAGACAAGTTTTTTAATCTCGTTTCTAAGGAATTAACCTACGAAAACTGGAATGAAGCGAAACGTTGGTTGTTCTTGTTGCGAAGAAATATTGCAAAACAAGTGATTAAAGACGTAAAAGGAATTGATGTTCAAGATAAGCACTTATTGTTTCCTATTCCTGATAATGAATTCAGTTACAACAAAGCTTTAGATCCAGCAAAAGATCAGAACCCAGGGTACTAA
- a CDS encoding SusC/RagA family TonB-linked outer membrane protein, with translation MRNYLTLTLGFFLYSLFVFAEPSGIQENVKGKVLNEQGAGIPGISITNRQNKASTSSDANGSFVIPGKLGDVLVLSSIGYEGKEITLLSKEVTITLKPSDESIDEVVVVGYGTMKKKDVTGSIASVSGEKMSEYVVPNPIQGLQGRVAGVSVSSNSGSPNGNFTVRIRGSNSIRGGNDPLYVVDGIPSNPSSVNSLDIESVEVLKDASATAIYGSRASNGVVLITTKRGKVGKASIAYDGNYGVQSQIKQLELMDAQEYMRFYNIQQKNDNGKEYFTQEQINSAGEGTNWQSLVYTDAPIQNHNLSIAGGSDKIKALISGSIMNRDGIIQNSKYDKYNLRSNLDYSFNDHFTAHLNMAYAKTGTDAQNSGGGNRGGSLIGGSIASPPTLGVYNDDGSYRNLQLAYPFMSNALYNPINLINEQSNLTRANLMNNNLMLVYKIIPGLSIRSSLGIETLDYRADAYTSSKYLYGSSAGSVSNNNDVSILNENILNYNKEFNGKHGLDVTAGFTYQNSQSKSSFLSGTGFLSDVPGTDQISGASVFGTPSTGFSEWTLMSYLGRINYSYLGKYLATVSGRADGSSRYSAGEKWGFFPSLALAWRLSEEEFIKSVTWISDLKLRAGYGKTGSTALSPYATMNMLSQGKTPINGDMGTFYAASSTLPSNLKWETTGQYNIGIDAAFLQNKIRVTADYYNKETTDLLNSVVLPPSSGYGTTIKNIGKMQNKGFELLVEGQLYQREEFSWALGGNISFNRNKVTELNEGKDIYGGVVGLAYIEDFIHLIRVGQPMGVFYTYQQNGYTDDGNLSYVDVNEDGKLSIDDKMILGNPHPKFLYGFNSDLTYKGISLNLFFQGSYGNDLFNVGETANLDQGMGLNLRRAVLESHWSADNTPEQNAAAAYPKITRQIKNQYSSRYIEDGSYLRLKNIALGYDLPLKKWGITWCNQFKVYASAQNILTFTKYSGMDPEVNSRGGNVDIGLDYLTYPNVKTISFGAKVQF, from the coding sequence ATGAGAAATTATTTAACGCTTACATTAGGCTTTTTTCTGTATTCTCTTTTTGTGTTTGCTGAGCCCTCAGGAATTCAAGAAAACGTAAAAGGAAAAGTGCTTAATGAACAAGGGGCCGGGATCCCAGGTATTAGTATAACAAATAGGCAGAATAAGGCAAGTACGTCTTCCGACGCCAATGGATCATTTGTTATACCCGGCAAATTAGGAGATGTACTTGTACTGTCTTCAATCGGTTATGAGGGTAAAGAAATTACCCTACTCAGCAAAGAAGTTACCATCACACTTAAACCCAGCGATGAATCTATCGATGAGGTTGTCGTGGTAGGTTATGGTACCATGAAGAAAAAAGATGTTACTGGCTCGATTGCCTCGGTCAGTGGCGAAAAGATGTCTGAATATGTGGTTCCAAATCCTATTCAAGGTTTGCAAGGCCGAGTGGCTGGTGTTTCGGTTTCCAGCAATTCTGGCTCTCCCAATGGAAATTTTACAGTCCGTATTCGTGGTAGCAATTCGATCCGCGGAGGAAATGATCCATTGTATGTGGTCGATGGAATACCAAGTAATCCTTCATCGGTCAACAGTTTAGATATTGAATCTGTTGAAGTCTTAAAGGATGCTTCCGCTACGGCTATTTATGGATCTAGAGCCTCCAACGGCGTTGTTCTGATTACAACGAAACGCGGAAAAGTAGGAAAGGCATCAATCGCCTATGATGGGAACTACGGCGTACAATCGCAGATTAAGCAACTGGAATTAATGGATGCACAGGAATATATGCGCTTCTATAATATCCAGCAGAAAAACGATAACGGTAAAGAATACTTTACGCAAGAGCAAATCAATTCAGCAGGCGAGGGGACCAATTGGCAATCCTTAGTCTATACTGATGCACCCATTCAGAATCATAATCTATCGATCGCTGGCGGGTCAGATAAAATTAAAGCCCTAATTAGTGGTTCGATTATGAATCGCGATGGTATCATTCAGAATAGTAAATACGATAAATATAATCTTCGTTCCAATCTAGATTATAGTTTCAATGATCATTTTACAGCGCACTTGAACATGGCTTATGCGAAGACGGGAACTGATGCGCAGAACAGTGGAGGCGGAAACAGAGGGGGATCTCTGATTGGTGGTTCAATTGCTTCACCGCCGACTTTAGGAGTGTACAATGATGACGGTAGCTATAGAAATCTGCAATTGGCCTATCCATTTATGTCCAATGCGCTATACAACCCTATTAATCTTATTAATGAACAATCCAATTTAACTAGAGCCAACTTGATGAACAATAATCTGATGTTGGTTTATAAAATTATTCCTGGATTATCGATACGTTCATCATTAGGTATTGAAACCTTAGATTATCGAGCAGATGCCTACACTTCATCCAAATATCTCTATGGTTCGTCGGCGGGATCGGTTTCTAACAATAACGATGTTTCAATCTTAAATGAAAATATATTAAACTATAATAAGGAATTTAATGGCAAACATGGATTAGACGTTACGGCTGGATTTACTTATCAAAATAGTCAATCAAAAAGTAGCTTCTTGAGCGGTACGGGTTTCTTAAGTGATGTTCCCGGTACGGATCAAATTTCGGGAGCCTCGGTCTTTGGAACGCCTTCGACTGGTTTTTCGGAATGGACATTAATGTCTTATTTAGGTCGTATCAATTACTCGTACCTAGGGAAATATTTGGCAACGGTGAGTGGACGTGCTGATGGTTCCTCGCGCTATAGTGCTGGTGAAAAGTGGGGATTCTTTCCATCCTTAGCGCTCGCATGGCGTCTCTCGGAAGAGGAATTTATCAAAAGTGTAACTTGGATAAGTGACTTAAAACTACGCGCTGGTTACGGAAAGACAGGGTCTACAGCTCTTAGCCCATATGCGACGATGAACATGTTGAGTCAAGGAAAAACACCAATCAATGGTGATATGGGAACCTTTTATGCCGCAAGTTCCACTTTACCATCCAATCTAAAATGGGAGACAACTGGCCAATATAATATTGGTATCGACGCTGCTTTCCTTCAAAATAAAATTCGCGTTACTGCGGACTACTACAATAAGGAAACGACAGATTTATTGAATTCTGTTGTTCTTCCACCTTCCTCAGGATATGGAACAACCATTAAGAATATTGGTAAAATGCAAAACAAAGGCTTTGAACTCTTAGTTGAGGGGCAGCTATATCAACGCGAAGAATTTAGTTGGGCACTTGGTGGTAATATTTCTTTCAATAGAAATAAAGTCACTGAATTGAATGAGGGTAAAGATATCTATGGAGGTGTTGTTGGATTAGCATACATTGAAGACTTCATTCATTTAATTCGCGTTGGACAACCGATGGGTGTATTCTATACCTATCAGCAAAATGGCTATACAGACGATGGCAATTTGAGCTATGTCGATGTAAACGAAGACGGAAAGCTTTCTATTGACGACAAGATGATTCTAGGTAATCCGCATCCTAAGTTTTTGTATGGCTTTAATTCAGACTTAACTTATAAAGGCATCAGTCTTAATCTCTTTTTCCAAGGAAGCTATGGCAATGATTTGTTTAATGTTGGCGAGACGGCAAATTTAGACCAAGGTATGGGATTGAATTTACGTAGAGCTGTTTTGGAGAGCCACTGGTCAGCGGACAATACACCGGAGCAAAATGCAGCGGCCGCTTATCCGAAGATTACAAGACAAATAAAAAACCAATATTCCAGTCGATATATTGAGGACGGATCGTATTTGCGGTTGAAGAATATTGCTTTAGGCTATGATCTGCCATTGAAGAAATGGGGCATTACCTGGTGTAATCAATTCAAAGTCTACGCGAGTGCTCAAAATATTCTGACGTTTACCAAATATTCGGGCATGGATCCAGAAGTTAACTCTCGTGGTGGCAATGTGGACATTGGATTGGACTACCTGACGTATCCAAACGTAAAGACCATTTCATTTGGCGCTAAAGTTCAATTTTAA
- a CDS encoding enolase C-terminal domain-like protein has translation MKIIDLRVRCVAIPLKAQLRHNTGVHPGYFLRTILELITDEGIVGLGEVGGGDQRAALMKLKPRIVGLDPFHLEVIKMKVLRSIYYLSNARLYAAIEMACLDIQGKILGRPLSDLLGGRIREEIPFIGYLFWRYDREDGKHDQRAEDLADYCVQLHEELGVNSMKLKAGVMDPMEEAKVLELCRKQLGDDFGLRIDPNGVWSVQTAVKVGKRLEDLNIEYFEDPSWGLEGNAAVRKQIRIPIATNMYPNKFDDLGPAIRLGAVDIVLTDIHYWEGPKGVKDLCAVCNTFNLGIAMHSGAEFGIELAAMLHTASTIPQMTFAGDAHYHYLTDDIIQEGLFQYVDGKIKVPDGPGLGVNLDEEKMEKYERLYEEKGDYYARFHADAYKPDWFPIVGGI, from the coding sequence ATGAAGATTATAGATTTAAGAGTAAGATGTGTTGCAATTCCATTAAAGGCGCAATTGCGCCACAATACGGGAGTTCATCCAGGTTATTTTTTAAGAACCATTTTAGAGCTTATTACTGACGAGGGGATTGTTGGACTTGGCGAAGTAGGCGGTGGCGATCAACGAGCAGCATTAATGAAATTGAAACCAAGGATCGTCGGCTTGGATCCATTTCACTTAGAAGTGATCAAAATGAAGGTCTTGCGCAGTATTTATTATTTATCCAATGCGCGCCTTTATGCTGCAATAGAAATGGCATGTTTAGATATTCAGGGGAAAATTCTTGGTCGTCCGCTTAGTGATCTTTTGGGTGGAAGAATACGTGAGGAAATTCCTTTCATCGGTTACTTGTTCTGGCGCTATGATCGTGAAGACGGCAAGCATGATCAACGTGCTGAAGATTTGGCGGATTACTGTGTTCAATTACATGAAGAACTGGGCGTAAACTCCATGAAGTTGAAAGCTGGCGTAATGGATCCGATGGAAGAAGCTAAAGTTTTGGAACTGTGTAGAAAGCAGTTGGGTGATGATTTTGGTCTTCGTATTGATCCAAACGGTGTTTGGTCTGTACAAACGGCTGTCAAAGTTGGAAAGCGTTTAGAGGATTTAAATATAGAGTATTTCGAAGATCCTTCATGGGGCTTGGAGGGAAATGCTGCGGTTCGCAAACAGATTCGCATTCCCATTGCGACAAACATGTATCCTAATAAATTCGATGATCTGGGGCCTGCAATTCGTTTAGGCGCTGTTGATATCGTATTAACCGATATCCATTATTGGGAGGGGCCCAAAGGGGTGAAAGACCTTTGTGCGGTCTGTAATACCTTCAATTTAGGTATTGCAATGCACAGCGGAGCGGAGTTTGGAATTGAGTTAGCAGCGATGTTGCATACCGCTTCAACGATTCCTCAGATGACTTTTGCGGGTGATGCGCATTATCACTACTTAACAGATGATATTATTCAAGAAGGACTATTTCAATATGTAGATGGCAAAATAAAGGTGCCTGACGGCCCTGGATTAGGGGTAAACCTCGATGAGGAGAAGATGGAGAAATATGAGCGTTTGTATGAGGAGAAAGGTGACTACTATGCACGTTTTCATGCGGATGCTTACAAACCGGATTGGTTTCCAATTGTGGGTGGAATTTAA
- a CDS encoding endo-1,4-beta-xylanase, producing MRYKLNRLVLTLIATGYAVVSLAQDNKQVMSAAYNDIWNQDVQQKIDERIEKHRKADVKLNFADIKKGSAVVVEQIAHDFVFGSNIFLFNQFDTQEKNNRYNELFTQLFNAATVPFYWKTLEPTQGEPRFTKDSKYIYRRPPVDPVVEFCIKNGINMNGHAIIYGMRRWGHPEWMPADRKKMEPIFENHIKLLAERYGDKIQRWDVVNEPIDQANRGIMPDDYTYKCFQWATKYFPSNAVFNLNDCDMNWEVAPVRRYVEIIRNLKDRGAKLDITGIQSHIFNPQGAKAIAAGEKKLTPDKINELLDVLDEAELPIHISEVTISAPDTSVNGGEIQAQIARNLYRLWFSHPTIMGVTWWNAADGGAAEGEPSFSGILDQNLNRKPVFAALQHLIHKEWNTSLNQKIGTANQITFRGFKGKYKVKWLTKKGKSMEQIVEVKSDTNITI from the coding sequence ATGAGATATAAGTTAAATAGATTGGTTTTAACGCTAATTGCGACCGGATACGCCGTAGTTAGCTTAGCACAAGACAATAAGCAAGTAATGAGCGCTGCCTATAATGATATTTGGAATCAAGATGTGCAGCAAAAGATTGATGAGCGAATAGAAAAGCATAGGAAGGCTGACGTCAAGTTAAACTTTGCCGATATAAAAAAGGGTAGCGCTGTTGTCGTTGAACAAATAGCACATGATTTTGTGTTCGGTAGCAATATTTTTCTGTTTAATCAATTCGATACACAAGAGAAGAATAATCGATATAATGAGCTTTTTACACAGCTTTTTAATGCTGCCACAGTTCCATTTTATTGGAAAACTTTAGAGCCTACTCAAGGAGAACCTCGCTTTACCAAGGACAGTAAGTACATCTATCGCCGTCCTCCTGTAGATCCTGTCGTTGAGTTTTGTATCAAAAACGGAATTAATATGAACGGTCATGCGATAATCTATGGAATGCGAAGATGGGGACATCCGGAGTGGATGCCAGCAGATCGAAAGAAGATGGAACCAATATTTGAAAATCACATCAAACTATTGGCTGAGCGATATGGGGATAAGATTCAACGTTGGGATGTCGTCAATGAACCTATAGATCAAGCGAATAGAGGTATTATGCCTGACGATTATACCTACAAGTGTTTTCAATGGGCGACAAAATACTTTCCTTCCAATGCGGTTTTCAATCTGAATGACTGCGATATGAATTGGGAAGTTGCACCGGTACGTCGATATGTTGAAATCATTCGAAATCTGAAGGATCGAGGCGCAAAATTGGATATTACCGGGATTCAGAGCCATATTTTTAATCCACAAGGGGCGAAAGCAATTGCTGCTGGCGAGAAGAAGTTGACGCCAGATAAGATCAATGAACTTTTGGATGTCTTAGATGAAGCCGAGCTGCCTATTCATATCAGTGAGGTGACTATATCAGCCCCGGATACTAGTGTAAATGGTGGAGAAATACAGGCTCAAATTGCTAGAAACTTATATCGCTTATGGTTTTCACATCCTACAATAATGGGGGTAACATGGTGGAATGCTGCGGATGGCGGTGCTGCTGAAGGAGAACCTTCATTTTCTGGGATTTTGGATCAGAATTTAAATCGTAAACCTGTCTTTGCGGCTTTACAACACTTAATTCATAAAGAATGGAATACCAGCTTAAATCAGAAAATTGGAACAGCAAATCAAATAACATTCCGCGGATTTAAAGGGAAGTATAAAGTCAAATGGCTAACTAAGAAAGGGAAGTCGATGGAACAGATCGTTGAGGTAAAGTCCGATACAAATATCACTATTTAA
- a CDS encoding IclR family transcriptional regulator — translation MIQVIKRAFDIIEFIASDTTKPHSLSSIATYLGLNQATCANILKTLVERNYIEQVGFKKGYKLGYMIYRLGHIGTFEDQLLKASIEPMNQLRLLLNETCLLAVLRKQNRVIIHQSNAERDLMVKSAIEKNAYNSATGRFLLANLPDEELEEHIEKFGLPKLEEWPEATNLNKFWEQIKRIRNEGFSKQVTATHIIGFAYGIKSKGRVIGSISVYLPLSRLVEHGEKNIVSATINTALIIEQSI, via the coding sequence ATGATACAGGTGATAAAACGGGCCTTTGATATTATCGAGTTTATAGCATCCGATACTACAAAACCACATTCATTAAGCTCGATTGCTACTTATTTAGGTTTAAATCAAGCGACATGTGCAAATATCCTAAAGACACTTGTCGAACGTAATTACATTGAGCAGGTTGGGTTTAAAAAAGGATATAAGCTGGGTTATATGATTTATCGTTTAGGGCATATAGGCACTTTTGAAGACCAATTGCTGAAGGCGAGTATTGAGCCTATGAACCAACTTCGCCTTTTATTAAATGAAACATGCTTATTAGCGGTATTGCGAAAGCAGAATCGGGTGATTATCCACCAGTCGAATGCAGAACGTGATTTAATGGTGAAGTCAGCGATTGAAAAAAATGCATACAACAGTGCTACAGGTCGTTTTTTATTAGCGAATCTACCGGATGAAGAACTTGAGGAACATATCGAGAAGTTCGGTTTACCCAAATTGGAAGAATGGCCTGAGGCTACCAATTTGAATAAGTTCTGGGAGCAGATTAAACGGATCAGAAATGAAGGTTTCTCTAAACAAGTGACCGCTACACATATCATTGGCTTTGCTTATGGCATCAAGTCGAAAGGTCGAGTTATCGGTTCCATTAGTGTGTATTTACCATTGTCGAGACTGGTAGAACATGGCGAAAAGAATATTGTCTCGGCGACAATCAATACTGCATTAATCATTGAACAATCAATTTAA
- a CDS encoding MFS transporter yields MRESINKSNRSFPFKWELVFLLWVAYFLNQGDRQIFNVVIPLIKEDLQINDVQIGWIASIFTLVYGLLVPVAGVLSDKLDKVKILLLSLAVFSIGTLLTGIGQGVIALIIYRSIATGGGEAFYYPAANSLIAKYHDSTRATAMAIHQTSLYAGVILSGFIAGYLGEHYGWRVAFYVFGAFGILWAIVIFLRMRNKPADSVELSVQQEMNDSAVLDTFKRIASTKTAIMLSIAFGFMCFVNIGYLTWIPTYLHEKYSLTLASSGLNSTLYHFLGAFFGVLLGAKIADRFAQYRKTIRLEIQVSGLLIGAPFIFLIGQSDSLLWTYVYMFVFGFFRGVYDSNLFAALFDVIESKYRAAATGFMLSFGFVVGAFAPVLLGHIRMTIDMAYGITLLSICYLIGALMIFLGLKLFFKKENIS; encoded by the coding sequence ATGAGGGAATCAATCAATAAGTCAAACCGCTCGTTCCCATTTAAATGGGAACTGGTTTTCTTACTTTGGGTAGCCTACTTTTTAAATCAGGGGGATCGCCAAATTTTCAATGTGGTTATCCCTTTGATTAAAGAGGATTTACAGATTAATGATGTGCAGATAGGCTGGATTGCTAGCATTTTCACGTTAGTCTATGGATTACTGGTTCCTGTTGCAGGAGTTTTGAGCGATAAGTTGGATAAGGTCAAGATTCTTTTGTTGAGCTTAGCGGTCTTCAGTATTGGCACGCTGTTAACTGGGATTGGACAAGGCGTAATCGCATTGATTATCTATCGCAGTATTGCAACAGGGGGAGGGGAAGCCTTTTATTATCCTGCTGCCAATTCATTGATAGCGAAATATCATGATAGTACGCGTGCTACTGCAATGGCTATACACCAAACAAGTCTTTACGCTGGCGTTATTTTAAGCGGATTTATTGCTGGATATCTAGGGGAACATTATGGCTGGCGCGTTGCATTTTACGTCTTTGGAGCATTTGGTATCCTGTGGGCCATCGTTATTTTTCTGCGAATGCGAAATAAACCGGCTGATAGCGTTGAACTTTCTGTGCAGCAAGAAATGAATGATTCTGCGGTACTCGATACCTTTAAACGTATTGCTTCGACGAAGACCGCGATTATGTTGAGTATCGCCTTTGGCTTTATGTGTTTTGTGAATATTGGGTATTTAACTTGGATACCAACATATCTGCATGAGAAGTACAGTTTGACATTGGCCTCTTCGGGATTAAATTCAACACTATATCACTTTTTAGGCGCTTTCTTCGGGGTGCTATTAGGGGCGAAAATCGCGGATAGATTTGCGCAATATCGAAAAACAATTCGACTAGAAATACAAGTAAGCGGATTGTTAATTGGCGCGCCATTTATCTTTTTGATTGGACAAAGTGACTCCTTGCTTTGGACCTATGTATACATGTTCGTCTTTGGTTTCTTTCGAGGAGTCTATGATTCAAATTTATTTGCCGCATTATTCGACGTGATCGAATCAAAATATCGCGCTGCAGCTACCGGCTTCATGTTATCTTTTGGCTTCGTCGTCGGTGCTTTTGCGCCCGTCTTACTCGGACATATACGGATGACAATTGATATGGCCTATGGAATTACGCTTTTGTCGATCTGCTACTTGATCGGCGCATTGATGATATTTCTAGGTCTGAAACTGTTTTTTAAGAAGGAGAATATTTCATAA
- a CDS encoding endo-1,4-beta-xylanase encodes MMNLKNQPKRIISMALLAALLGVGSSANGQESTYQEAKGAMKEGYWKLWNDDVQKQIDQNIDKNRKANAVVQISNAASGTNVHVEQISHDFIFGAHIFNYDQLGTEERNKRYKNLFGDLFNSATIAFYWKKFEMQHDRPRFKEEYWDSEDFWNNSKDPKSQPHWRRPSPEAVIEFCERAGVRMHGHPIIWGNRKWHHPEWLIDLAPENEKAIINGWFPEGAKNKDQEDMSAEYKKLTADQIQQRIPGFLKIMEDEFERRVVEIAQYYGDRIPSWDVVNESATDYSLGVMLPGKKVTKSHYGIMPGDYTFAAFKTAKAQFPKNVLLNINDYKNDKSYLDQTKDLIKRGMKIDILGSQMHLFNPKQCLDIAEGANIETPTIVKDKMKILSEANLPIHLSEITITAPADDERGRKIQAVVARNLYRLWFSTEKMMGITWWNIVDDCGAPGEPTTSGLFTRNMEPKPSYFALNDLVNTEWKTKLDAKVENNKISFRGFKGKYRLTWKDKDGNFREQIVEMKKDVNI; translated from the coding sequence ATGATGAACTTAAAAAATCAACCGAAAAGAATCATAAGTATGGCGCTGCTGGCAGCCCTTCTCGGAGTAGGTTCCAGTGCCAACGGACAAGAATCAACTTATCAGGAGGCAAAGGGTGCCATGAAAGAGGGCTACTGGAAATTGTGGAATGATGATGTGCAGAAGCAAATCGATCAGAATATTGATAAGAATCGTAAAGCGAATGCTGTTGTACAGATTTCCAATGCTGCTTCTGGAACCAATGTTCATGTGGAGCAGATATCGCATGACTTTATCTTCGGTGCGCATATCTTTAATTACGATCAACTAGGTACGGAAGAACGAAATAAACGCTATAAAAATCTATTTGGGGATTTATTTAACTCAGCAACGATTGCTTTCTATTGGAAGAAATTTGAAATGCAACATGATCGTCCACGATTTAAAGAAGAATACTGGGATTCGGAAGATTTTTGGAATAACTCGAAAGATCCGAAGAGCCAACCACATTGGCGTCGTCCTTCGCCGGAGGCCGTTATTGAGTTTTGCGAAAGGGCCGGAGTCCGCATGCACGGACACCCGATCATTTGGGGAAATAGAAAGTGGCACCACCCAGAATGGTTAATTGATCTTGCTCCTGAAAACGAAAAGGCAATTATCAACGGCTGGTTTCCAGAAGGGGCTAAGAATAAAGACCAAGAGGATATGAGTGCTGAATATAAAAAGTTAACAGCTGATCAAATTCAACAGAGAATTCCTGGATTCTTGAAGATTATGGAAGATGAATTTGAGCGTCGTGTTGTAGAGATTGCACAATATTATGGTGATCGTATTCCGAGTTGGGACGTTGTGAATGAAAGTGCAACGGACTACTCTTTGGGCGTGATGTTGCCCGGTAAAAAGGTTACGAAAAGTCATTATGGAATTATGCCTGGTGACTACACGTTTGCTGCCTTCAAAACTGCAAAAGCTCAGTTTCCAAAGAATGTTTTGTTAAATATCAATGACTATAAGAATGATAAATCCTATTTAGATCAAACAAAGGATTTGATTAAACGGGGGATGAAGATTGATATCCTAGGTTCACAAATGCACTTATTTAATCCTAAGCAATGTCTTGATATTGCGGAGGGTGCAAATATTGAAACGCCAACCATTGTAAAAGATAAGATGAAAATCTTGAGTGAGGCCAATCTTCCAATCCACCTTAGTGAGATTACCATTACAGCGCCTGCCGATGATGAACGTGGACGTAAGATCCAAGCTGTTGTAGCAAGAAACCTTTACCGTTTGTGGTTTAGTACGGAGAAAATGATGGGTATTACTTGGTGGAATATTGTGGATGATTGCGGTGCTCCAGGTGAGCCAACAACTTCCGGACTATTCACAAGAAATATGGAACCTAAACCTTCGTATTTCGCGCTAAACGACTTAGTGAATACCGAATGGAAAACAAAGCTTGATGCGAAGGTTGAAAACAATAAGATTTCGTTCCGTGGATTCAAAGGTAAATACCGTTTAACCTGGAAAGACAAGGATGGTAATTTCCGTGAACAAATTGTGGAAATGAAAAAAGATGTCAATATCTAG